The proteins below come from a single Oncorhynchus tshawytscha isolate Ot180627B linkage group LG22, Otsh_v2.0, whole genome shotgun sequence genomic window:
- the LOC112222250 gene encoding cytosolic sulfotransferase 2 isoform X4, translated as MENMELPPRPKLFDFHGVSMTHYFTDNWENIQNFQARPDDILIATYPKAGTTWVSYILDLLYFGQTAPERQTSLPIYERVPFLESDFHILPPGTELADKLSTSPRLKTHLPVQLVPKSFWEQNCRIVYVARNAKDNEVSYFHFDRMNQAHPEPGDWNNFLQRFMDGKMVFGSWYDHVTGWWERKQTHSKLHYVFYEDMVEIKQHLTAQCLTTL; from the exons ATGGAAAAT ATGGAGCTGCCACCTCGACCAAAACTCTTTGACTTCCATGGAGTTTCCATGACCCACTATTTCACTGACAACTGGGAGAACATACAAAACTTCCAGGCCAGGCCAGATGATATCCTCATCGCCACTTACCCCAAAGcag gtaCCACATGGGTCTCCTACATTCTAGACCTGCTGTATTTTGGTCAGACAGCCCCTGAGCGTCAGACTTCACTGCCTATCTATGAGAGGGTGCCTTTCCTGGAGAGTGACTTCCATATTCTCCCTCCAG GAACGGAGTTGGCAGACAAGTTATCCACCTCTCCTCGCCTCAAGACTCACCTCCCAGTCCAGTTGGTACCCAAGTCCTTCTGGGAGCAGAACTGCAGG ATAGTGTATGTGGCCCGTAATGCCAAGGACAATGAAGTGTCTTATTTCCACTTTGACCGTATGAACCAGGCCCATCCAGAGCCAGGAGACTGGAACAACTTCTTACAGAGATTCATGGATGGAAAga TGGTGTTTGGTTCCTGGTACGACCATGTAACTGGCTGGTGGGAGAGGAAACAGACTCACTCAAAACTCCACTACGTTTTCTATGAGGATATGGTTGAG ataaagcaacacctcacagcacaatgCCTCACCACTCTTTGA
- the LOC112222250 gene encoding cytosolic sulfotransferase 2 isoform X5: protein MENMELPPRPKLFDFHGVSMTHYFTDNWENIQNFQARPDDILIATYPKAGTTWVSYILDLLYFGQTAPERQTSLPIYERVPFLESDFHILPPGTELADKLSTSPRLKTHLPVQLVPKSFWEQNCRIVYVARNAKDNEVSYFHFDRMNQAHPEPGDWNNFLQRFMDGKMVFGSWYDHVTGWWERKQTHSKLHYVFYEDMVECGGLECAPENLP, encoded by the exons ATGGAAAAT ATGGAGCTGCCACCTCGACCAAAACTCTTTGACTTCCATGGAGTTTCCATGACCCACTATTTCACTGACAACTGGGAGAACATACAAAACTTCCAGGCCAGGCCAGATGATATCCTCATCGCCACTTACCCCAAAGcag gtaCCACATGGGTCTCCTACATTCTAGACCTGCTGTATTTTGGTCAGACAGCCCCTGAGCGTCAGACTTCACTGCCTATCTATGAGAGGGTGCCTTTCCTGGAGAGTGACTTCCATATTCTCCCTCCAG GAACGGAGTTGGCAGACAAGTTATCCACCTCTCCTCGCCTCAAGACTCACCTCCCAGTCCAGTTGGTACCCAAGTCCTTCTGGGAGCAGAACTGCAGG ATAGTGTATGTGGCCCGTAATGCCAAGGACAATGAAGTGTCTTATTTCCACTTTGACCGTATGAACCAGGCCCATCCAGAGCCAGGAGACTGGAACAACTTCTTACAGAGATTCATGGATGGAAAga TGGTGTTTGGTTCCTGGTACGACCATGTAACTGGCTGGTGGGAGAGGAAACAGACTCACTCAAAACTCCACTACGTTTTCTATGAGGATATGGTTGAG TGTGGAGGATTGGAATGTGCCCCAGAGAATTTGCCGTAA
- the LOC112222250 gene encoding cytosolic sulfotransferase 2 isoform X1, with translation MENMELPPRPKLFDFHGVSMTHYFTDNWENIQNFQARPDDILIATYPKAGTTWVSYILDLLYFGQTAPERQTSLPIYERVPFLESDFHILPPGTELADKLSTSPRLKTHLPVQLVPKSFWEQNCRIVYVARNAKDNEVSYFHFDRMNQAHPEPGDWNNFLQRFMDGKMVFGSWYDHVTGWWERKQTHSKLHYVFYEDMVEIRAAQPSSWKSYNGYRPLLRSSEKDRRTNAQRVWRIGMCPREFAVKTETPLCDPHITLKRTTAAL, from the exons ATGGAAAAT ATGGAGCTGCCACCTCGACCAAAACTCTTTGACTTCCATGGAGTTTCCATGACCCACTATTTCACTGACAACTGGGAGAACATACAAAACTTCCAGGCCAGGCCAGATGATATCCTCATCGCCACTTACCCCAAAGcag gtaCCACATGGGTCTCCTACATTCTAGACCTGCTGTATTTTGGTCAGACAGCCCCTGAGCGTCAGACTTCACTGCCTATCTATGAGAGGGTGCCTTTCCTGGAGAGTGACTTCCATATTCTCCCTCCAG GAACGGAGTTGGCAGACAAGTTATCCACCTCTCCTCGCCTCAAGACTCACCTCCCAGTCCAGTTGGTACCCAAGTCCTTCTGGGAGCAGAACTGCAGG ATAGTGTATGTGGCCCGTAATGCCAAGGACAATGAAGTGTCTTATTTCCACTTTGACCGTATGAACCAGGCCCATCCAGAGCCAGGAGACTGGAACAACTTCTTACAGAGATTCATGGATGGAAAga TGGTGTTTGGTTCCTGGTACGACCATGTAACTGGCTGGTGGGAGAGGAAACAGACTCACTCAAAACTCCACTACGTTTTCTATGAGGATATGGTTGAG ATCAGGGCTGCCCAACCTTCTTCCTGGAAGTCTTATAACGGATATCGTCCTCTTctgaggagtagcgagaaggatcggaggactaatgcgcagcgtg TGTGGAGGATTGGAATGTGCCCCAGAGAATTTGCCGTAAAGACGGAAACACCCCTTTGTGACCCACATATCACACTAAAACGGACCACAGCTGCATTGTGA
- the LOC112222250 gene encoding cytosolic sulfotransferase 2 isoform X3 gives MENMELPPRPKLFDFHGVSMTHYFTDNWENIQNFQARPDDILIATYPKAGTTWVSYILDLLYFGQTAPERQTSLPIYERVPFLESDFHILPPGTELADKLSTSPRLKTHLPVQLVPKSFWEQNCRIVYVARNAKDNEVSYFHFDRMNQAHPEPGDWNNFLQRFMDGKMVFGSWYDHVTGWWERKQTHSKLHYVFYEDMVEDMIRYDPHPVYSTL, from the exons ATGGAAAAT ATGGAGCTGCCACCTCGACCAAAACTCTTTGACTTCCATGGAGTTTCCATGACCCACTATTTCACTGACAACTGGGAGAACATACAAAACTTCCAGGCCAGGCCAGATGATATCCTCATCGCCACTTACCCCAAAGcag gtaCCACATGGGTCTCCTACATTCTAGACCTGCTGTATTTTGGTCAGACAGCCCCTGAGCGTCAGACTTCACTGCCTATCTATGAGAGGGTGCCTTTCCTGGAGAGTGACTTCCATATTCTCCCTCCAG GAACGGAGTTGGCAGACAAGTTATCCACCTCTCCTCGCCTCAAGACTCACCTCCCAGTCCAGTTGGTACCCAAGTCCTTCTGGGAGCAGAACTGCAGG ATAGTGTATGTGGCCCGTAATGCCAAGGACAATGAAGTGTCTTATTTCCACTTTGACCGTATGAACCAGGCCCATCCAGAGCCAGGAGACTGGAACAACTTCTTACAGAGATTCATGGATGGAAAga TGGTGTTTGGTTCCTGGTACGACCATGTAACTGGCTGGTGGGAGAGGAAACAGACTCACTCAAAACTCCACTACGTTTTCTATGAGGATATGGTTGAG
- the LOC112222250 gene encoding cytosolic sulfotransferase 2 isoform X2, giving the protein MELPPRPKLFDFHGVSMTHYFTDNWENIQNFQARPDDILIATYPKAGTTWVSYILDLLYFGQTAPERQTSLPIYERVPFLESDFHILPPGTELADKLSTSPRLKTHLPVQLVPKSFWEQNCRIVYVARNAKDNEVSYFHFDRMNQAHPEPGDWNNFLQRFMDGKMVFGSWYDHVTGWWERKQTHSKLHYVFYEDMVEIRAAQPSSWKSYNGYRPLLRSSEKDRRTNAQRVWRIGMCPREFAVKTETPLCDPHITLKRTTAAL; this is encoded by the exons ATGGAGCTGCCACCTCGACCAAAACTCTTTGACTTCCATGGAGTTTCCATGACCCACTATTTCACTGACAACTGGGAGAACATACAAAACTTCCAGGCCAGGCCAGATGATATCCTCATCGCCACTTACCCCAAAGcag gtaCCACATGGGTCTCCTACATTCTAGACCTGCTGTATTTTGGTCAGACAGCCCCTGAGCGTCAGACTTCACTGCCTATCTATGAGAGGGTGCCTTTCCTGGAGAGTGACTTCCATATTCTCCCTCCAG GAACGGAGTTGGCAGACAAGTTATCCACCTCTCCTCGCCTCAAGACTCACCTCCCAGTCCAGTTGGTACCCAAGTCCTTCTGGGAGCAGAACTGCAGG ATAGTGTATGTGGCCCGTAATGCCAAGGACAATGAAGTGTCTTATTTCCACTTTGACCGTATGAACCAGGCCCATCCAGAGCCAGGAGACTGGAACAACTTCTTACAGAGATTCATGGATGGAAAga TGGTGTTTGGTTCCTGGTACGACCATGTAACTGGCTGGTGGGAGAGGAAACAGACTCACTCAAAACTCCACTACGTTTTCTATGAGGATATGGTTGAG ATCAGGGCTGCCCAACCTTCTTCCTGGAAGTCTTATAACGGATATCGTCCTCTTctgaggagtagcgagaaggatcggaggactaatgcgcagcgtg TGTGGAGGATTGGAATGTGCCCCAGAGAATTTGCCGTAAAGACGGAAACACCCCTTTGTGACCCACATATCACACTAAAACGGACCACAGCTGCATTGTGA